The DNA segment GGCTTTAGCCACCTTTCTGGAAAAAAGCATGAGGCTGCTTAAACGGTCATCGCTCAGATCGAAGATATAATCCGTTTCCTCTTTAGGCACTACCAGTACATGACCTTCGGCAACCGGATTGATATCCAGGAATGCAAAGTTCTTGTCGTCTTCCGCTATTTTATAGGATGGAATCTCTCCGGCGATGATCTTTGAAAAAATACTGGCCATATCGATTGATTATCTGGATATTTCAAGTATTTCAAATTCCATCTTACCGGCAGGAACCTGTATTTCGGCGACCTCGCCGATTTTCTTACCCATCAGCCCTTTACCGATAGGGGTGGTGATGGCGATTTTGCCTTCCTTAAGATTAGCTTCCGATTCGGAAACCAGTAAATATTCAACGATCATATTGTTTTTCAGGTTCTTCAACTTTACTTTATTCAGGATTTGAACACTGGAAGTGTCAACTCTGGATTCATCCAATATACGGCTGTTACGGATATTTTCTTCTAATTTGTGGATCCGTGCTTCGAGTAATCCCTGGGCATCCTTAGCAGCATCATACTCTGCATTTTCCGACAGGTCTCCTTTGTCACGGGCTTCCGCAATCTGCCTTGATATGGCAGGACGTTCGATGTTGACTAATCGCTCAAGCTCCCTCTTCATCTTTTCGAGCCCTTCTTCCGTTACGTAAGAAACTTTAGCCATGATTTTTAATTTTTTAAATATGAGACAAAAAAAAAGAACTCCGGTGTCCCGGAATTCTTTTCCTAAGACATCAGATAATTATATTATACTTGTGAAAAAATTTTACTCGTCATTATACAAAAAAATAATTACTATTCCGCCTACTGTTTTAATGTGCTTTCTACTACTGTGAGTAAGATATCTTTTCAAATATCACACACACAAACAGATGATGAAATAGCAATTCCTTTTGCAAAGTAAAGGGATTGTTTTGAATAAAACAAATATTTTTTCAAAATTAACATTAAAACTACCCACGTAGAATTATCCTTATCAGGGTCGGTCATTTTTCATATATTTGGGTGTTTTTTCTAAAATAGGAAATGAAAAGTAACCCATATACATCCGGCTATTCTGAACTTTTAATGCGTGAGTTGTCCCGCACCAACATGGATTATGTGGCGCATTGCGTGGGTAATGATAAAGATTCTTTTGCCGGATTGATGGATATTGTACTGTATGGCAAACCACCTGTTGTACAACGGGCAGCATGGGCCATGACGGCCTGCCTTGAAAAATATCCCTATCTGATCGACCCTTATGTCGGTTTGTTAATAGAAAGACTCCCTATACTCAAACCTGACGGAGTAAAGCGACAAGTGGTCAAAGCATTGTCCGGCTTGGATATTCCGGAGGTTGCACAGGGAACTTTGGCGGATATTTGTTTCGAGTGGCTGCAATCGGCTGAAATACAGGTTGCTGTTAAGGTACATTGTATGCAGATACTGGCGAATTTGGTGACACAATATCCTGATCTTGCCACTGAATTGCAGGTAGCCATTCGTGAGCAGATTCCGAGAAATTCGGTGGCTTTTGCTTCAAGGGCTAAAAAAATATTGAGCCTGTTGGAGAAAAAAGATTCATCAAGTGTTTAACAATGAGTTTATTTTGGATTGTTAAATTTTATTTCAGTATCTCCCTATCGCATTTTTGATATTATTATGTTATATTTGTTTGAATAAAATTAAAACGGTTGCAGAATGAAAAAATCTCCTAAACTTTTTGTACTTGATACAAACGTCGTGTTGCATGATTACATGTGTATATATAATTTTCAGGATAATGACCTGGTCATTCCTATCGTGCTTCTGGAAGAGCTCGATAAAATGAAAAAAGGGAACGATCAGATCAATTATAATGCACGTGAATTTTCCCGTGAGTTGGATAAAATTGCCGGTGACGATATGTTTAACGGAGGTATACAATTAGGTAAGAAAATGGGCAAACTGACGATAGAGACCGGAAAGCCCTTTTCCCAGGAGCTGAAGAGGTCTTTTCCGGAAGAGACTCCCGACCACAGGATACTGGCCATTACTGAATACCTGAAAGAACATAATCCGGAAAGGCAGGTGATTCTGGTAACCAAAGATATCAATCTTCGTATGAAAGCCAAGTCGGTGGGTTTGCTGGCTCAGGATTACAAGAGCGATAAAGTAAAGAATCTGGAAGAATTGTATAAAACAGTTGAAACACACACATCATCTTCCGAACTGATCGCGAAATTATACGAAGACAATCATGGAGTACCCGCTAAGGAATTTAAAATAAAGCCGGCCAATCAAGGTAATGCTTATTATATCCTGAATGACGGTCAATCGACGGTTCTGGCTTTTTATGACAGTGCAAACGACCGTTTTGTCAGGGTCGATAAACATCGTTGCTTCGGGATCGAACCCCGTAATGCCGAACAAACGTTTTGTCTGGATGCGCTGTTACGTCCTGAATTACAGTTGATCGCCATTACCGGAAAAGCCGGAACAGGTAAGACATTACTGGCACTGGCGGCAGCTCTGGCCCAGAATGAACGGTACGCGCAGATATATCTGGCCCGGCCTATCGTTCCATTGGCCAACCGTGACCTGGGATTTCTTCCGGGCTCAGCCAAAGACAAGATAGAACCATATATGCAGCCATTGTTTGATAACCTGGGAGTAATCAAGCAACGCCTGAAACAAAACGGTGATGAGTTCCGGAAAATTGAAGAAATGCAGAAGAATGAGACTTTGGTATTGTCTGCATTGGCGTATATCCGGGGGCGCAGCCTGTCCGAAACCTTCTTTATTGTGGATGAAGCACAAAACCTGACCCCGCATGAAGTGAAAACCATCGTTACACGTGCTGGTGAAGGGACTAAGATCGTACTTACCGGGGATATTGAGCAGATCGACTCTCCTTACCTCGATTCCCAATCCAATGGCTTATCCTATCTGGCGGATAAAATGAAGGGGCAGCCTATTTTTACCCATATCAATCTTGTCAAAGGCGAAAGGAGTAAATTGGCGGAATTGGCAAGTAACCTTTTGTAGTGTTCTCTAAAAAATTGATCCATGGAAATTTCTGTCAGGGATATTTGCTCATACATTGAAGAGTTCGCTCCGCTGTCTTATCAGGAGCCATGGGACAATTGCGGACTGATTCTCGGTTCACCGGAACAGCCGGTCCAACAGGTATTGCTGACCATCGACGTGACCGAAGCCGTTGTTGCCGAGGCTGTCGAACTTCAGACACAGATGATTATCAGCCATCATCCGGTGATCCTTTCAGGAATCAAACGGTTAACCGGAAAAAATGACACTGAACGGGCTGTCATTTTGGCAATTAAACATAATATCGCTGTTTATGCGGCACATACCAATATGGACATCGTTTCCGGTGGTGTAAGTCATAAAATGGCACAAAAATTGAATTTATATAATGTAGAGGTACTTTCGCCGCGGGGTGTGGATTTAAGTAAGCTGGTAACATTTATTCCCAAAGATTATTATCCGAAAGTGAGTGGCGCTGTTTTCGAAGCAGGAGCCGGTCATATAGGTAATTATGATTCATGTGGGTATAGTGTTGCCGGAGAAGGAACCTTTCGGGCTTTGGGTGATCAGGTTAACCCCTTCGTGGGTAAACCGGGGGAATTCCATACAGAACCTGAGATCAGGTTTGAAACGGTATTCCCATCATACCTGAAGCATCAGATCATTGACGCTTTGCTTCGTGCTCATCCATACGAAGAAGTAGCCTATGATATTTATGGGTTACAAAATGAAAACCATCAGGCAGGGCTTGGAGTAGTCGGGATCTTATCCTCTCCGCTCAGTGAGCAACATTTTCTGGACTTACTGAAAGAAACATTCCTGGTGCCCGTTATCCGTCATACCCATCTTCGTGGAAGAGAGATACTCAGGGTAGCGTTATGTGGTGGAAGTGGGAGTTCTTTGCTGGGAGATGCCATCCGTAGTCATGCTGATGTTTTTGTGACGGCCGATTTTAAGTATCATCAGTTTGCAGAAGGCGAACACGATATCTTGATTGCCGATATGGGGCATTTTGAAAGCGAACAATATACAAAAGAAATTTTTCATGAAATACTTAAGAAAAAAATCCCTAATTTTGTGGTTCATTTTTCAAAAGTAAAAACCAATCCGATAAATTATATATAATAATAAATATGGTTGCAGAAAAAAGTAAAGTTTCCGAAGCACAGGATATGCCTATCGAGGATAAATTAAAAGCGTTGTATGATTTACAACAGGTACATTCCGAAATAGATAAGATCAATATCCTGCGTGGAGAGTTGCCGTTGGAAGTACAGGATTTGGAGGACGAGATTGCCGGTCTGCATACCCGCATAAAGAACCTTCAGGATGAAATGCAACAACTGGACACCGCTATTGCCAACAAAAAGAATGAAATCGTAACGGCGCAGGGGCTGATAAAGAAATATCAGGACCAGCAGAATAATGTCCGTAACAACAGGGAGTTTGAATCTTTGGCTAAAGAAATTGAATTCCAGACATTGGAAATAGAATTGTGTGAAAAGCGTATCCGTGAGTTTACAGCACAGAATGCAGAGAAACAGGAAGTCATAGATGCAGCAAAAACACAGTTGGATGAACAGGAAGTCGAATTGAAGAACAAACAGTCTGAACTATCTGAGATCACCTCAGATACTGAAAAGGAAGAAAAGTTGTTACAGAAAAAGGCAGCAGACCTGGAAGCCATGGTTGAGCCCCGTTTGATTACAGCTTACAAGCGTATCCGTGAAAATGCACGTAACGGATTAGCTGTGGTAACGGTACAACGTGATGCATGTGGCGGCTGTTTCGCTAATATTCCACCTCAACGCCAGTTGGACATTCGTTCCCGGAAAAAAGTAATCGTTTGCGAATATTGCGGACGTATTTTAATTGACAACCCCGAAAACGAAGATTGATCATTCGATTTTTCGTTTTCTGAACTTATCATCAATCATAACGGCCGTATTGTTCAATACGGCCGTTATGATTTGTAGAAGAATTATTCATTTAACTATGTTTATATATGAACCAATTATCCCGTAGGACTGCTATAAAGAAGGCATCAGCAGGCATTGCCGCTGTAACACTAGGCTTTTCAACACAAAATGCATGGGCGGATCAGATTTCGGATACTCCCTTGAAAGGTTATATCAAGCATTCTGTAAGTTACTGGTGTTATGGAAAATACCCATTAGAGGAATTTTCTAAGATATGTAAAGAAATAGGTATCCAATCCATTGAACTTCTTGGACCGAAAGAGTGGCCGGTGGTTCAGAAATATGGATTGACCTGTGCCTGTGCCAATGGTGCCGGATTAGGCATCGATAAGGGTTGGAATGATCCTTCACTACATGATAAGCTGGTAGCCAGTTATGAAGAAGTAATACCCCTGGTAGCCAGGGCCGGACTTACAAACCTGATCTGCTTTTCAGGACAGCGTCGGGGATTGACTGATGAGCAGGGTTGGGAAAACTGTGCCAAAGGATTGAAACGGATCATGAAAATAGCGGAACAACACAAAGTGGTGTTGATCATGGAGTTATTAAACAGCTATGGTCATAAGGATTATCAATGCGATCATACCGCCTGGGGCGTAGAACTATGTAAACGGATCGGAAGCGAAAATTTCAAATTGCTGTATGATATTTACCATATGCAGATCATGGAAGGAAATATTATTTCTAATATGACCCAGAATATCAATTATATCGGCCATATACATACAGGTGGGAATCCGGGTAGAAATGAGATTGACGAAACCCAGGAGTTGTATTATCCTGCCATCATGAGGGCCCTGGTGAAAACCGGATATAAAGGTTTTGTCGGACAGGAGTTTGTTCCTAAGGCTGTTGATTCGATCGCATCGTTAAAAAGATGCATTGAGATATGTGATGTATTTCCCGGATAATAGCAAACATATTACAATTTTATTTCGTAATAAACATTCATAAAATTATTGTTTCTGTTCGTGATTCTGCGAGTGAATCTTATGCTTTATTCGTAGAATTACGAACAATTTTTTATAATAAAAGAGGATTGAATCTTTCTTTATCAGGTTCTCCTTTTCACCGGATGAATATTTTTACTTACTTTGTATTTCACATTTTTCGAAGCATTTCATGAGTATACAGGAACAATTCAACCGTATATCAAAAAAATATGACAGTCAGAGGAAGGAACTTATCCCCTGTTTTGACGATTTTTATGGTATAGCTGTTGATAATCTGGAGGTTGATACATCCATACCGAAAATTCTTGATTTAGGGGCAGGAACAGGGTTAATGTCTCAGAAAGTACTGGAAAAATATCCTGATGCACGACTTACGCTGGTGGATATATCAGACGCCATGCTGGATGTTGCCCGGCAAAGGTTTGAACATATACCTGGTGTTTCTTTCCGGCATGAAGACCTGACTCATTTATCCCTGTCGGAAGAATATGATGCGGTTGTTTCTTCACTGGCTATCCATCATCTGCCGGATAATGACAAAAAAGACCTTTATGGGAAAATTTACAAAGGATTAAAACCGGAAGGTATTTTCGTCAATGCGGAGCAGGTGCTGGCGGATAATGCTTTCCTGCAGGACAGGTATGAGTCACGTTGGCAACAAGTTGTAGAACGATCTTCATTATCCCGGGAAGAGATCCGGGCCGCATACGAACGGGTAAAACTGGATAAAAGGACTCCGCTGGATATCCAGATGGACTGGTTGAAAAAATCCGGATTCCGTTATGTGGATTGTTTATATAAATATTATGATTTTGCCGTAATTTGGGCCAAGAAATAACACAAAAATCCATTAAATATGACACAGATAACCACCATTCTTTTTGATTTCGATGGAGTGATTTCGGATACGGAACCCCAATACGATATTTATTATTCTGCCCTTAATGAAAAATACCATTTAAATGTTCCTGATTTATCCTCTCATGCACGTGGTGTAACCATGAAGGATTTGCTCGATAAGTTTTTCCTTGATTTATCCGGAGAGGAGAAGAAAAAGGTCATCGAGGAATTCGAACAGTTTGAGTTGACGATGGATTATCCCCTTGTCCCCGGGGTGAAAGAATGGATACAATATCTGAAAGATAACCGTTATAAAATAGGCCTGGTAACCAGTTCCGATGAACCGAAGATGAAAGTGGTACTCAAAAAGCTTGTCTTGGAAAAAGATTTTGAAACGGTGATTACAGCTCAACAAGTAACAAAAGGAAAACCTGATCCGATGTGTTATTTACTTGCGGCAAAAAATCTTCATTCATCCCCATCCGAATGTATGGTATTTGAAGATTCCCTGGCTGGGATTGCAGCGGGAAAAAATGCAGAAATGAAAGTCGTAGGTGTTTCGACGACTTATTCTCCGGAAGAATTGAAACAATATGTACCTGATATTATTCCCGATTTTTCAGATTTGAATCGATTGAAGTCGTTATTGTAGAAAACCGGTCAGGATAAGGTGTCCTGATTTTTTGAAAAATCCAGGGTCATGCAAAAAACAGGTATGCCAGGGCAATTGCAGCAATAACACCTGCCAGGTCAGCCAATAAGCCGGCTGAAACGGCATACCGGGTTTTACGGATACCGACCGAGCCAAAATATAGGGCAATGATATAAAAAGTGGTATCAGCCGCTCCCTGGAAGAGACAGGAAAGACGTCCGACAAATGAATCGGCACCATAATGTTGCATGGATTCTACCATCATGGCCTTGGCGCCGCTTCCACTTAACGGTTTCATGAATGCTGTGGGCAAAGCAGGGACAAAATCGGTATTCATGCCTAGGGAAGAAAAAATATATCCCAATCCGTTGATGATATAATCCATAGCGCCTGATGCCCGGAATACGGCAATTCCGACCAGCATCCCTACCAGATAGGGGATAATTTTTATGGTTACCTCAAATCCCCCTTTTGCCCCTTCGATAAAAGCTTCATATACGTTGATTTTTTTGTACAATGCTCCGGCAATAAAAACTCCGATGATCAATATCAACAGCAAATTACTACCTACTTTGGATACTGTTTCGATCTGGTCTTTTTCCAGATTACTGATCCCCCATGTTATGCCGGCTATAGCAGCGACGATACCTCCCAGCCAGGCAAGTATGACCGGATCGAGTAAATTGATCCGTTGCCACATGGCTACTACCAGCATCCCTACTAAAGTCGAGATGGCAGTCGCCAGAAGGACAGGAATAAATATATCGGTAGGATTAGCCGCACCGAGTATGGCACGTTGAGCAATGATACTGACGGGTATGATGGTCAATCCGGAAGTGTTGATCACCAGAAACATAATTTGGGCATTGGAAGCGGTATCTTTCTTCAAATTCAGATCCTGGAGTCCCTGCATCGCTTTTAATCCTAATGGAGTTGCAGCGTTATCCAGCCCAAGCATGTTGGCCGAAAAATTCATCAACATTTGTCCGAAGACCGGGCTTTTTTTAGGTATTTCCGGGAACAGGCGGGTAAAAAAGGGACCCACTATCCGGGATAAAAAATTAACAGCACCGGCTTTTTCCCCGATGTTCATCAATCCCAGCCACAAAACCATTACACCCGTGAGTGGCAGGGCAATGTCCATTACAGCACTTTTTGATGCTGAAAATGTGCTGTCAATAATGGCTTTGAAGACATCAACATCACCGGCTACAAGAAAGCGGATAATCGCGACGACGAATGCCACCAGAAAAAAACCAACCCAGATGTAATTGAGCACCATATCTGTAGATGAATGAAAGAGCCATACAAAGGTATTTATTTCCCTGAAAAAACCAAATTACCTGATGTAGAGCCTTTTTAATGTGAGGTGCAGGACGGTAAAACCGATAAGCGCGGCACCACAGGATGCCAGTAAAATGGATAATTTTGCCTGATTGATGATGTCCGGATCGTTGAATGCAAGCAATGTGATGAAAATCGACATGGTAAAACCGATGCCGCCCAGTAACCCGATACCGATAATATGGTACCAGTTGACCAGCCGTGGTAGACAGCAAGCACCAAGCGATACGGCGATATAGCTGAATACAGTTATGCCGATAGGTTTTCCTATGATCAATCCCATGGATATACCGAGACTGTGTGGTTCCCGGACTATCGCAGATATTT comes from the Bacteroidales bacterium genome and includes:
- a CDS encoding C4-type zinc ribbon domain-containing protein, with the translated sequence MVAEKSKVSEAQDMPIEDKLKALYDLQQVHSEIDKINILRGELPLEVQDLEDEIAGLHTRIKNLQDEMQQLDTAIANKKNEIVTAQGLIKKYQDQQNNVRNNREFESLAKEIEFQTLEIELCEKRIREFTAQNAEKQEVIDAAKTQLDEQEVELKNKQSELSEITSDTEKEEKLLQKKAADLEAMVEPRLITAYKRIRENARNGLAVVTVQRDACGGCFANIPPQRQLDIRSRKKVIVCEYCGRILIDNPENED
- a CDS encoding methyltransferase domain-containing protein, which codes for MSIQEQFNRISKKYDSQRKELIPCFDDFYGIAVDNLEVDTSIPKILDLGAGTGLMSQKVLEKYPDARLTLVDISDAMLDVARQRFEHIPGVSFRHEDLTHLSLSEEYDAVVSSLAIHHLPDNDKKDLYGKIYKGLKPEGIFVNAEQVLADNAFLQDRYESRWQQVVERSSLSREEIRAAYERVKLDKRTPLDIQMDWLKKSGFRYVDCLYKYYDFAVIWAKK
- a CDS encoding PhoH family protein, whose protein sequence is MKKSPKLFVLDTNVVLHDYMCIYNFQDNDLVIPIVLLEELDKMKKGNDQINYNAREFSRELDKIAGDDMFNGGIQLGKKMGKLTIETGKPFSQELKRSFPEETPDHRILAITEYLKEHNPERQVILVTKDINLRMKAKSVGLLAQDYKSDKVKNLEELYKTVETHTSSSELIAKLYEDNHGVPAKEFKIKPANQGNAYYILNDGQSTVLAFYDSANDRFVRVDKHRCFGIEPRNAEQTFCLDALLRPELQLIAITGKAGTGKTLLALAAALAQNERYAQIYLARPIVPLANRDLGFLPGSAKDKIEPYMQPLFDNLGVIKQRLKQNGDEFRKIEEMQKNETLVLSALAYIRGRSLSETFFIVDEAQNLTPHEVKTIVTRAGEGTKIVLTGDIEQIDSPYLDSQSNGLSYLADKMKGQPIFTHINLVKGERSKLAELASNLL
- the greA gene encoding transcription elongation factor GreA, encoding MAKVSYVTEEGLEKMKRELERLVNIERPAISRQIAEARDKGDLSENAEYDAAKDAQGLLEARIHKLEENIRNSRILDESRVDTSSVQILNKVKLKNLKNNMIVEYLLVSESEANLKEGKIAITTPIGKGLMGKKIGEVAEIQVPAGKMEFEILEISR
- a CDS encoding Nif3-like dinuclear metal center hexameric protein → MSVRDICSYIEEFAPLSYQEPWDNCGLILGSPEQPVQQVLLTIDVTEAVVAEAVELQTQMIISHHPVILSGIKRLTGKNDTERAVILAIKHNIAVYAAHTNMDIVSGGVSHKMAQKLNLYNVEVLSPRGVDLSKLVTFIPKDYYPKVSGAVFEAGAGHIGNYDSCGYSVAGEGTFRALGDQVNPFVGKPGEFHTEPEIRFETVFPSYLKHQIIDALLRAHPYEEVAYDIYGLQNENHQAGLGVVGILSSPLSEQHFLDLLKETFLVPVIRHTHLRGREILRVALCGGSGSSLLGDAIRSHADVFVTADFKYHQFAEGEHDILIADMGHFESEQYTKEIFHEILKKKIPNFVVHFSKVKTNPINYI
- a CDS encoding HAD family phosphatase produces the protein MTQITTILFDFDGVISDTEPQYDIYYSALNEKYHLNVPDLSSHARGVTMKDLLDKFFLDLSGEEKKKVIEEFEQFELTMDYPLVPGVKEWIQYLKDNRYKIGLVTSSDEPKMKVVLKKLVLEKDFETVITAQQVTKGKPDPMCYLLAAKNLHSSPSECMVFEDSLAGIAAGKNAEMKVVGVSTTYSPEELKQYVPDIIPDFSDLNRLKSLL
- a CDS encoding HIT family protein, whose product is MASIFSKIIAGEIPSYKIAEDDKNFAFLDINPVAEGHVLVVPKEETDYIFDLSDDRLSSLMLFSRKVAKAIEKSVPCKRIGMAVVGLEVPHAHIHLIPIQGVHDIDFSRPKLKFTAEEFQKTAKKIADNL
- a CDS encoding TIM barrel protein — its product is MNQLSRRTAIKKASAGIAAVTLGFSTQNAWADQISDTPLKGYIKHSVSYWCYGKYPLEEFSKICKEIGIQSIELLGPKEWPVVQKYGLTCACANGAGLGIDKGWNDPSLHDKLVASYEEVIPLVARAGLTNLICFSGQRRGLTDEQGWENCAKGLKRIMKIAEQHKVVLIMELLNSYGHKDYQCDHTAWGVELCKRIGSENFKLLYDIYHMQIMEGNIISNMTQNINYIGHIHTGGNPGRNEIDETQELYYPAIMRALVKTGYKGFVGQEFVPKAVDSIASLKRCIEICDVFPG